The following coding sequences lie in one Sorghum bicolor cultivar BTx623 chromosome 6, Sorghum_bicolor_NCBIv3, whole genome shotgun sequence genomic window:
- the LOC8085762 gene encoding uncharacterized protein LOC8085762 translates to MHYPCRVYRQFGRLQGIPPLIDRRFRSTQKDWAVRHDAHLQTWSHRQVPLVNSLPPHEPARWMEYLQWLHRSTRTHIMVPYTNTPADEGGEDDIADAFDEVQRVDKQVLRAPLNRYVSQQLSNYSEEASRQLFWTRDDKSNPLRSFVKKIKKGCKKLAAKLSCADTTYEPPLHPMLSRSQTASMSTRATSARAASSSVRTPQYTGKGPADVDDEDEALQYSTTSGDDDDDELQWEFTGHEEMGTSQLGGAPIGTQGVEYTPEEYTQGVEYTQEEYRHVEHQGTSSTQEMDRVHRRQRERQR, encoded by the exons ATGCACTACCCTTGCAGGGTTTACAGACAGTTTGGGAGGCTGCAGGGGATTCCACCGCT GATTGATCGCAGGTTTCGGTCCACGCAAAAGGATTGGGCGGTCAGGCACGATGCACATTTACAGACTTGGTCTCACAGGCAGGTTCCCCTCGTCAACTCACTACCACCGCATGAGCCGGCCAGATGGATGGAGTACCTACAGTGGCTGCACCGGAGTACGAGGACTCATATCATGGTCCCGTACACCAACACCCCTGCAgatgagggtggtgaggatgaCATCGCCGATGCGTTCGACGAGGTGCAAAGGGTTGACAAACAGGTTCTTAGGGCCCCCTTAAATAGATATGTG TCACAACAGTTGTCTAACTACTCCGAGGAAGCTAGTAGGCAACTGTTCTGGACTAGAGACGACAAGAGCAACCCTCTTCGTAGCTTTGTCAAG AAAATCAAAAAGGGCTGCAAGAAGTTAGCGGCTAAGCTGAGCTGTGCAGACACGACATATGAGCCTCCGTTGCACCCCATGTTGTCTAGGAGCCAGACGGCCTCGATGTCCACCAGAGCTACTTCGGCTAGGGCCGCTTCCTCCTCTGTACGTACTCCGCAGTACACAGGGAAGGGTCCCGCGGACGTGGACGATGAGGACGAGGCCCTTCAGTACTCCACGACTagtggcgacgacgacgacgacgagttaCAGTGGGAGTTCACCGGTCACGAGGAGATGGGTACCTCACAGCTAGGCGGTGCTCCTATTGGTACACAGGGCGTGGAGTACACACCGGAGGAGTACACACAGGGGGTGGAGTACACACAGGAGGAGTACAGACACGTCGAGCACCAG GGTACTTCGTCCACACAGGAGATGGACCGTGTCCATAGGCGGCAGCGAGAGAGGCAGCGGTGA
- the LOC8085763 gene encoding isoflavone 3'-hydroxylase, producing MVAATTLSFFFLSLATTLFLLLLHGLIKNKKRPCRLPPSPPSLPVIGHLHLLKKPLHRMLSALAAQHGPVLLLRFGSRRVVHVADPAVAEECFTTHDVTFANRPRLPSARYLSNDYTTLGSSSYGPNWRNLRRIATVDVFSSHRILRSADVRASEVRDMARRLFQAAAAAAGADASRPVRCDVKARAFELALNTVARVIAGKRYYGDGAAAASEEAERFRAMVREYFAMQGASNVQDFVPVLALLDIGGVNKRAIRLSKARNEWAQRLIDEHRAAAAAGTELGKTMVGDLLEMQASDPEAYSDKVIRALCLSILQTGTDTTSATIEWGMAQLLNHPAAMAKAQAEIDEVVGTARILEEADLPNLPYLMCIVTETLRLHPVAPLLAPHESASHCSVGGYDVPAGTMLLVNVHAMHRDPRVWEEPERFSPERFEGGKSDGKWMLPFGMGRRRCPGEGLAVKMVGLALGTLVQGFEWRRTTGDEEVDMTEASGLTMPKSVPLEAFYWPRMEMLSPLTALHS from the exons ATGGTGGCCGCGACGACACTCTCCTTCTTCTTTCTCTCACTAGCAACGACCCTCTTTCTTCTCCTCCTGCACGGCCTCATCAAGAACAAGAAGCGCCCGTGTCGCCTCCCACCGAGCCCGCCGTCCCTGCCCGTCATCGGCCACCTGCACCTTTTGAAGAAGCCGCTCCACCGGATGCTGTCTGCTCTTGCGGCGCAGCACGGCCCGGTTCTCCTCCTCCGATTCGGCTCCCGCCGCGTGGTCCACGTCGCCGACCCCGCCGTCGCCGAGGAGTGTTTCACCACCCACGACGTCACCTTCGCCAACCGCCCGCGGCTTCCCTCCGCCCGCTACCTCTCCAACGACTACACCACGTTGGGTTCCTCAAGCTACGGGCCCAACTGGCGCAACCTCCGCCGCATCGCCACCGTCGACGTCTTCTCCTCGCACCGCATCCTCCGCTCCGCGGATGTCCGCGCCAGCGAGGTCCGTGACATGGCGCGCCGGCTCTtccaggccgccgccgccgccgccggggccgACGCCTCCAGGCCCGTGCGGTGCGACGTGAAGGCGCGCGCGTTCGAGCTGGCGCTGAACACTGTGGCGAGGGTAATCGCTGGGAAGCGGTACTACGGCGACGGCGCGGCGGCAGCGTCGGAGGAGGCCGAGCGGTTCCGTGCCATGGTCCGCGAGTACTTCGCGATGCAGGGAGCATCCAACGTGCAGGACTTCGTGCCGGTGCTCGCGCTGCTGGACATCGGCGGCGTGAACAAGCGCGCGATAAGGCTGTCCAAGGCGCGGAACGAGTGGGCGCAGCGGCTTATCGACGAGCACCGggcggccgccgcggcgggGACGGAGCTGGGGAAGACGATGGTCGGCGACTTGCTGGAGATGCAGGCATCTGACCCTGAGGCGTACAGCGACAAGGTCATCAGAGCGCTATGCTTG TCCATCTTGCAAACCGGAACTGATACCACGTCGGCCACCATCGAGTGGGGCATGGCGCAGCTACTGAATCATCCAGCCGCCATGGCCAAGGCCCAAGCCGAGATCGACGAGGTCGTCGGCACAGCGCGCATCCTGGAGGAAGCCGACCTGCCGAACCTTCCGTACCTCATGTGCATCGTCACGGAAACCCTGCGCCTCCACCCCGTCGCGCCGCTCCTAGCACCGCACGAGTCGGCCTCCCACTGCTCCGTCGGCGGCTACGACGTCCCGGCGGGGACGATGCTCCTCGTCAATGTGCACGCCATGCACAGGGACCCGCGCGTGTGGGAGGAACCAGAAAGGTTCTCGCCCGAGAGGTTCGAGGGCGGGAAGAGCGACGGGAAATGGATGCTTCCGTTCGGCATGGGCCGGCGGCGGTGCCCCGGCGAAGGCCTCGCCGTGAAGATGGTCGGTCTCGCGCTTGGCACGCTTGTGCAGGGCTTCGAGTGGAGGAGGACGACCGGAGATGAGGAGGTCGACATGACGGAAGCGTCCGGGCTGACCATGCCAAAGTCCGTGCCGTTGGAGGCGTTCTACTGGCCGCGGATGGAGATGCTATCACCGCTAACGGCACTTCACAGCTGA
- the LOC110436689 gene encoding uncharacterized protein LOC110436689, whose protein sequence is MIDYDESTQKCKWESSDDVFKFKDEYKARVAVRKTRGYPANYVTDFVKDHKKKMLAFAQELRVRNPASIAWKKWSEEREKEIEEYRARKAEEDARKAAEEAERAEMQCLNDTIASLCAKIGCTGNWQADVGRAKYAENMILGRDAAVGGTASRPIVVEEEDEAEEDNDTGRIGDLIRLAEELGYPQDEHDYEMGRIGDLLRLAEEGEASGPMPVGALEEDEAAYHNQKTSVYDSWWPTDMTEEEGQLYSQAAEEAEAAYYERQASEAKAAEASMGKEVVVDDWESEDELLTQWCTQFD, encoded by the exons ATGATCGACTATGATGAG AGCACTCAGAAATGCAAATGGGAATCATCTGATGATGTGTTTAAGTTCAAAGATGAGTATAAGGCAAGAGTAGCAGTTCGCAAGACGAGAGGTTATCCTGCAAACTACGTcactgattttgtgaaggaccaTAAGAAGAAAATGCTTGCATTCGCCCAGGAGTTGCGTGTTCGTAACCCTGCGAGTATTGCATGGAAGAAGTGGTCCGAGGAGAGGGAAAAGGAGATAGAGGAGTACCGTGCAAGGAAGGCTGAAGAGGATGCAAGGAAGGCTGCGGAGGAGGCTGAGAGAGCTGAGATGCAATGCTTGAACGATACTATTGCCTCATTATGTGCTA AGATTGGATGCACCGGAAACTGGCAAGCAGATGTGGGCCGTGCTAAGTACGCGGAGAATATGATATTAGGGCGGGACGCTGCAGTTGGTGGCACCGCTAGCCGTCCGATTGTGGTcgaagaggaggacgaggcaGAGGAAGACAACGACACCGGAAGGATAGGCGACCTCATTCGTCTTGCCGAGGAATTGGGGTACCCTCAGGACGAGCATGACTATGAAATGGGAAGGATAGGCGACCTACTTCGTCTTGCAGAGGAGGGTGAGGCGTCAGGACCGATGCCTGTCGGTGCcttagaggaggatgaggctgCATACCACAACCAGAAGACATCGGTCTATGACTCATGGTGGCCAACAGACATGACCGAGGAAGAGGGACAGTTATACTCTCAGGCGGCAGAAGAGGCGGAGGCAGCTTACTACGAGAGACAGGCTAGTGAGGCCAAGGCAGCGGAGGCGAGCATGGGTAAGGAGGTTGTAGTGGACGATTGGGAGTCCGAGGACGAGTTGCTTACGCAGTGGTGCACGCAGTTTGATTGA
- the LOC110436418 gene encoding protein MAINTENANCE OF MERISTEMS-like: MAARAPHPRFSLIEADYDKDHRAKALSEQQRPLCVLRGRTHHVHSWNERYAPYIRRAGFLEIVRVYNSGLPTLDPAVLTAFVDRWRPETHTFHTPCGEMTITLQDVKMILCLSLSGHPVTGVVDESTWLDLVQEFCGRRPSDAEVKGTKKTSGVSTSWITQNFGAGPPPDAPDHEVEMYAKLG, translated from the exons ATGGCGGCGCGGGCACCTCATCCCCGCTTTAGCCTCATTGAGGCGGACTACGACAAGGACCACCGGGCCAAGGCCTTGTCGGAGCAGCAGAGGCCGTTGTGTGTGCTTCGTGGTCGCACGCACCACGTACACAGCTGGAACGAGCGATACGCGCCGTACATTCGTCGTGCAGGCTTTCTTGAGATCGTCCGGGTCTACAACAGTGGACTTCCCACTCTAGACCCTGCAGTTCTTACTGCTTTTGTTGATAG GTGGAGACCAGAGACGCACACCTTCCACACACCTTGTGGAGAAATGACTATCACATTGCAGGATGTGAAGATGATATTGTGTTTGAGTTTGTCTGGTCATCCGGTGACTGGGGTCGTCGATGAGTCTACTTGGCTAGACTTGGTACAGGAGTTTTGTGGTAGGCGGCCATCAGATGCCGAAGTTAAAGGCACCAA GAAAACCTCAGGAGTGTCGACGTCTTGGATTACCCAGAACTTTGGTGCAGGACCACCGCCTGATGCTCCAGATCATGAGGTGGAGATGTATGCAAAG TTGGGGTAG